The following coding sequences are from one Triticum aestivum cultivar Chinese Spring chromosome 5A, IWGSC CS RefSeq v2.1, whole genome shotgun sequence window:
- the LOC123103804 gene encoding glutamate receptor 2.8 — MAGLGDAHARFLLACLAASILLTSRAQPTTPTEVKVGFIVDAGSPVGKIATTTIPMALEDFYAAYPNSSVRVRILQHDSGGDVVAAASAALQLMTVQGARAILGPQSSVESAFVAGLATQAQLPVVSFSATSPSVSPATAAFFARAALSDASQADAIAALATHFGWRRVVPIYQDDDYGAAFVPFLVDALTAERTEVPYRCALPAAATHDAIAAALLRMQSEQTRVFVLHTRPGLAKNVFAAAVDTGMMAEGYVWVITDGLTGLLGSVDPPQGVIGLTPHVPHTTRLRDVKKRWAHRYMRDHRDAEPAQAVMGCYALWAYDAAWAVASAAERLSPGDLSSPPGLVGGKGGPTDIAGLGKSRSGPSFLRAINDTKFDGLGGKFELVNGELAVPAFQVVNIMDSGRERIIGFWSARHGLSRQVDSGSNESSGELRPVIWPGDSTVRPTGWVQPTSARKLRVAVPGNVSDSYKPIVRLEVDPATNQTTASGFVIEVFEAAVRLLPYALPFEYVKAASMPYDDLVQAVGNGTFDAAVADITMTANRSNHVDFTLPYAATAIAMLVRVRDQRSNKRTWVFLKPLRYDLWLVSAAFFLFTGFVVWAIEHRANLEFRGPASYQVGTLLYFGFSTLVFAHRETLKSNLSRFVVLVWVFVVLILQSSYTASLTSMLTVPQLEPAVADYRELQLGTEMVGVMNNSFVLRAMMASGFPQGRLVRYPNSQTIHECLLNGTIGAVVNETPYLRIFLKTYRDNFTMTGPLNKTGGFGFAFPKGSPYVTDLSQAILKLTESDEMNMIERKWFGDPNDDGATQDSGPFTSNSLSFNSFWGLFLITGATSLLCCVVHLATFVAANRRELPPHLSWKDWLSSLFKLFDDKDPSSHTFRVKDDGSTVSVRNDTVASPLAAQSELGSPLSAPYTSEWSGTASPATGEIELAAGGQEGDEVAPNPVDSGENGRGQ; from the exons ATGGCTGGGCTTGGGGACGCCCACGCTCGCTTCCTCCTGGCATGCCTCGCCGCCTCGATCCTGTTGACGTCGCGGGCGCAGCCGACCACGCCGACGGAGGTCAAGGTGGGGTTCATCGTCGACGCCGGCTCGCCAGTCGGCAAGATCGCCACCACCACAATCCCCATGGCCCTGGAAGACTTCTACGCCGCCTACCCCAACTCCTCCGTCCGGGTTCGGATCCTGCAGCACGACTCCGGCGGAGACGTCGTCGCCGCCGCGTCCGCCG CGCTGCAGCTGATGACGGTCCAGGGAGCGCGCGCCATCCTCGGCCCGCAGTCGTCCGTCGAGTCGGCCTTCGTCGCCGGCCTCGCCACGCAGGCGCAGCTCCCCGTCGTGTCCTTCTCGGCCACCAGCCCGTCGGTGTCGCCTGCCACGGCGGCGTTCTTCGCCCGGGCCGCGCTGAGCGACGCGTCGCAGGCAGACGCCATCGCCGCGCTCGCCACGCACTTCGGCTGGCGCCGCGTCGTGCCCATCTACCAGGACGACGACTACGGCGCCGCCTTCGTGCCCTTCCTCGTGGACGCCCTCACCGCCGAGCGCACCGAGGTCCCCTACCGCTGCGCGCTCCCGGCCGCGGCGACCCACGACGCCATCGCCGCGGCGCTGCTACGCATGCAGTCGGAGCAAACGCGCGTCTTCGTGCTGCACACGCGCCCCGGGCTCGCGAAGAACGTGTTCGCCGCCGCCGTGGACACCGGCATGATGGCCGAGGGCTACGTGTGGGTCATCACCGACGGGCTCACGGGCCTCCTCGGCTCCGTCGACCCGCCGCAGGGCGTCATCGGGCTGACGCCCCACGTGCCACACACGACGCGGCTGCGCGACGTCAAGAAACGATGGGCGCACCGGTACATGCGCGACCACCGGGACGCCGAGCCGGCGCAAGCCGTGATGGGCTGCTACGCTCTGTGGGCGTACGACGCCGCGTGGGCCGTCGCGTCCGCGGCAGAGCGGCTCAGCCCCGGCGACTTATCGTCGCCGCCGGGGCTGGTAGGCGGCAAGGGCGGCCCCACCGACATCGCCGGGCTCGGCAAGTCAAGATCGGGCCCCAGCTTCCTCCGAGCTATCAACGATACGAAATTCGACGGCCTCGGAGGCAAGTTCGAGCTCGTCAACGGCGAGCTCGCCGTGCCGGCGTTCCAGGTGGTGAACATCATGGACAGCGGAAGAGAGAGGATCATCGGGTTCTGGTCGGCCCGGCACGGGCTGAGCCGGCAGGTGGACAGCGGATCCAACGAGTCGAGCGGCGAGCTCCGGCCGGTGATCTGGCCGGGAGATTCGACGGTCCGGCCGACGGGGTGGGTGCAGCCGACGAGCGCGCGGAAGCTGCGGGTGGCGGTGCCGGGGAACGTGTCGGACAGCTACAAGCCGATCGTGCGGCTGGAGGTGGATCCGGCGACGAACCAGACGACGGCGAGCGGGTTCGTGATCGAGGTGTTCGAGGCGGCGGTGCGGCTGCTGCCCTACGCGCTGCCGTTCGAGTACGTCAAGGCGGCGTCCATGCCCTACGACGACCTTGTACAAGCCGTTGGCAATGGG ACGTTCGATGCGGCGGTGGCGGACATCACCATGACGGCGAACCGGTCGAACCACGTGGACTTCACGCTGCCTTACGCGGCGACGGCCATCGCCATGTTGGTGCGGGTGCGCGACCAGCGGAGCAACAAGCGGACGTGGGTCTTCCTCAAGCCGCTCCGCTACGACCTCTGGCTCGTCAGCGCCGCCTTCTTCCTCTTCACCGGCTTCGTGGTCTGGGCCATCGAGCACCGCGCCAACCTCGAGTTCCGCGGGCCGGCCTCCTACCAGGTCGGCACGCTCCTCTACTTCGGCTTCTCCACCCTCGTCTTCGCCCACAGGGAGACGCTCAAGAGCAACCTCTCCAGGTTCGTGGTGCTCGTGTGGGTCTTCGTGGTGCTCATCCTGCAGTCCAGCTACACGGCGAGCCTCACGTCCATGCTCACGGTGCCGCAGCTGGAGCCGGCCGTGGCCGACTACCGCGAGCTGCAGCTGGGCACGGAGATGGTCGGGGTCATGAACAACTCCTTCGTGCTCAGGGCCATGATGGCGTCGGGTTTCCCGCAGGGAAGGCTCGTGCGGTACCCGAACTCGCAGACCATCCATGAGTGCCTGCTCAACGGCACCATTGGCGCCGTCGTAAATGAGACGCCCTACCTCAGGATCTTCCTCAAGACCTACCGCGACAACTTCACCATGACGGGACCGCTCAACAAGACCGGCGGGTTCGGGTTCGCGTTCCCCAAGGGGTCGCCGTACGTGACGGACCTGTCGCAGGCCATCCTAAAGCTCACCGAAAGCGATGAGATGAACATGATCGAGCGTAAGTGGTTCGGCGACCCCAACGACGATGGTGCTACGCAGGATAGCGGGCCGTTCACGTCCAACAGCCTCAGCTTTAACAGCTTCTGGGGTCTGttcctcatcaccggcgccacctcGCTCCTCTGCTGCGTCGTCCACCTCGCCACCTTTGTCGCGGCCAACCGACGGGAGCTCCCGCCGCACTTGTCCTGGAAGGACTGGCTCTCGAGTTTGTTCAAGCTCTTCGACGACAAAGACCCCTCGTCGCACACCTTCAGGGTCAAGGACGACGGCAGCACCGTGTCTGTCCGGAACGACACGGTTGCCTCCCCTCTTGCCGCGCAGAGTGAACTCGGCAGCCCACTCAGCGCGCCGTACACGAGCGAGTGGTCGGGGACGGCAAGCCCAGCAACCGGTGAGATCGAGCTGGCCGCCGGTGGACAGGAGGGGGATGAGGTGGCTCCCAATCCTGTCGACTCTGGAGAGAATGGCAGAGGCCAGTAG